One Nematostella vectensis chromosome 10, jaNemVect1.1, whole genome shotgun sequence genomic window carries:
- the LOC5513541 gene encoding beta-sarcoglycan isoform X2 — protein sequence MSSDNLHKRRGDHSSSRASMREKLVEKKKANQEHESNFNAGRVNVQERHLHRTGIRGRKIWCFLAVLYLLALMCIINLIILSIMYSVLQIKTDGMKSLSFFENGMLRWTKKSDLEIVTAYKHEIGGFRDQSLDIESQGKKIILHGGPTTNSPQVHVNSDGSGVFKAKKGFRFEDPYAEKEVITFDGNKVLFLPEYIKGEEIGMNRIISHRIVSDDNNNLTLSASTSMDISGHEGVNMDGKTLKFEANTDVNIISSVSNRMELSAQKVALKPASNSIPSNTKNYKLCVCRTSSKLYAVDSPQNASVTCKTIEKIC from the exons ATGTCTTCGGATAACTTACAC aaaaGACGAGGAGATCATAGCAGCTCTCGTGCATCAATGAGAGAAAAACTtgtggaaaagaaaaaggccAACCAAGAACATGAGAGTAACTTCAATGCTGGTCGTGTGAATGTACAGGAAAGACATCTTCACAGAACTGGGATCAGAGGAAGAAAAATCTGGTGTTTTTTAGCTGTGTTATACTTGCTTGCATTGATGTGTATAATAAACCTAATT ATTCTATCTATCATGTATTCAGTGTTGCAAATCAAGACAGATGGTATGAAGTCACTCTCGTTTTTTGAGAATGGCATGCTCAGATGGACCAAAAAAAGTGATCTAGAAATTGTTACCGCTTACAAGCATGAGATTGGCGGATTTAGGGATCAGAGCTTGGATATCGAGTCTCAGGGGAAAAAG ATTATATTGCATGGAGGACCAACCACAAACAGCCCTCAAG tccaTGTTAATTCTGATGGGAGTGGTGTCTTCAAGGCCAAAAAGGGCTTTCGGTTTGAGGATCCATATGCTGAGAAAGAGGTCATTACCTTTGATGGCAACAAAGTGTTGTTCCTGCCAGAGTACATCAAGGGTGAAGAGATTGGCATGAATAGAATTATCTCCCATAGG ATTGTaagtgatgataataataatctaaCACTGTCAGCCAGTACATCCATGGATATCAGTGGCCATGAGGGTGTCAATATGGATGGAAagacattgaaatttgaagcAAACACTGATGTGAATATTATCTCCTCAGTG tcAAATCGCATGGAACTCAGTGCTCAGAAAGTGGCATTGAAACCTGCGTCAAACAGTATCCCATCAAACACCAAGAATTATAAACTTTGTGTTTGCCGCACTTCATCGAAGCTGTATGCAGTTGATTCACCACAGAATGCCAGTGTCACATGCAAGACAATTGAAAAAATTTGCTGA
- the LOC5513540 gene encoding uncharacterized protein LOC5513540 isoform X1 → MTSTMNPRQVLGHFLSPKRAWTDDKTTELNNFAVCPGLAYNVAKYYPATELLSDKDRCKELMKSLGLSSDPGNWYSPARRSKTPSPRPPSSRPSSRRRNMESFTKNPDLFYMTTHQREFGGDNGAPAANARPSTAKIFPSRDDAGETTYQTEYCEKSVKPNEMTRVGTSSGNRRNNPHPSEAFMVWKFPGRGPPALDPCEYNTENMEEVCFDHLKSTYQSDYTGIPQGVQVQTVFEGDMKYSLKKPPRTLDSTARHSYQKPLIRDELKCNFSRYGANKNKYKPTVGAVPTVSAKSPQMHLYGRTHYSHEFYRKELTRENQKHYKSGPIPALEEFLNHAKPQEKENLIKSLQKIASQGNKHTRDPDWLSQWSGPS, encoded by the exons ATGACTTCAACAATGAATCCACGTCAAGTTTTGGGTCATTTTTTGAGCCCTAAAAGAGCTTGGACAGACGATAAGACTACCGAA CTAAACAATTTCGCTGTTTGCCCGGGGCTAGCCTATAATGTCGCCAAGTACTACCCGGCAACCGAACTTTTATCGGATAAGGATCGTTGTAAGGAACTTATGAAAAGTCTCGGGCTGTCTTCGGATCCTGGTAATTGGTACTCACCTG CTCGCCGCTCAAAAACCCCATCGCCTAGACCACCAAGCTCGCGCCCATCTTCGCGGAGAAGAAACATGGAAAGCTTCACGAAAAACCCCGATTTATTCTATATGACCACTCATCAGAGAGAATTCGGAGGAGATAACGGTGCGCCGGCCGCAAACGCGAG gcCTAGCACAGCCAAGATTTTCCCTAGCAGGGATGATGCTGGAGAAACGACTTACCAAACAGAGTATTGTGAAAAATCTGTCAAGCCCAATGAAATGACTCGAGTCGGAACGTCATCGGGAAATCGGCGAAACAATCCTCATCCTTCTGAG GCGTTTATGGTATGGAAGTTCCCTGGAAGGGGACCGCCTGCCCTTGATCCTTGTGAATATAATACTGAGAACATGGAAGAAGTTTGCTTTGATCACCTGAAGTCAACCTACCAAAGTGACTATACAGGAATACCAcaag GTGTCCAGGTCCAAACAGTGTTTGAGGGTGACATGAAATATTCATTGAAGAAGCCACCGCGCACACTAGACTCAACTGCTAGGCACAGCTACCAAAAGCCTCTGATACGAGACGAGTTGAAATGTAACTTTTCACGATATGGGGCTAACAAAAACAAGTATAAGCCAACTGTGGGTGCTG TGCCAACAGTATCAGCAAAATCCCCTCAAATGCACCTGTATGGCAGGACCCACTATTCCCATGAATTTTACAGGAAAGAACTGACAAGG GAAAATCAGAAGCATTACAAATCTGGGCCTATACCAGCACTGGAGGAGTTCTTGAACCATGCAAAACCTCAAG agaaaGAGAACCTCATTAAAAGCCTGCAAAAAATTGCAAGTCAAGGCAACAAGCACACTAGAGATCCTGACTGGCTGTCTCAGTGGTCAGGACCAagctaa
- the LOC5513541 gene encoding beta-sarcoglycan isoform X1, translating to MLSHMQPMQKRRGDHSSSRASMREKLVEKKKANQEHESNFNAGRVNVQERHLHRTGIRGRKIWCFLAVLYLLALMCIINLIILSIMYSVLQIKTDGMKSLSFFENGMLRWTKKSDLEIVTAYKHEIGGFRDQSLDIESQGKKIILHGGPTTNSPQVHVNSDGSGVFKAKKGFRFEDPYAEKEVITFDGNKVLFLPEYIKGEEIGMNRIISHRIVSDDNNNLTLSASTSMDISGHEGVNMDGKTLKFEANTDVNIISSVSNRMELSAQKVALKPASNSIPSNTKNYKLCVCRTSSKLYAVDSPQNASVTCKTIEKIC from the exons ATGTTGTCACATATGCAGCCGATGCAG aaaaGACGAGGAGATCATAGCAGCTCTCGTGCATCAATGAGAGAAAAACTtgtggaaaagaaaaaggccAACCAAGAACATGAGAGTAACTTCAATGCTGGTCGTGTGAATGTACAGGAAAGACATCTTCACAGAACTGGGATCAGAGGAAGAAAAATCTGGTGTTTTTTAGCTGTGTTATACTTGCTTGCATTGATGTGTATAATAAACCTAATT ATTCTATCTATCATGTATTCAGTGTTGCAAATCAAGACAGATGGTATGAAGTCACTCTCGTTTTTTGAGAATGGCATGCTCAGATGGACCAAAAAAAGTGATCTAGAAATTGTTACCGCTTACAAGCATGAGATTGGCGGATTTAGGGATCAGAGCTTGGATATCGAGTCTCAGGGGAAAAAG ATTATATTGCATGGAGGACCAACCACAAACAGCCCTCAAG tccaTGTTAATTCTGATGGGAGTGGTGTCTTCAAGGCCAAAAAGGGCTTTCGGTTTGAGGATCCATATGCTGAGAAAGAGGTCATTACCTTTGATGGCAACAAAGTGTTGTTCCTGCCAGAGTACATCAAGGGTGAAGAGATTGGCATGAATAGAATTATCTCCCATAGG ATTGTaagtgatgataataataatctaaCACTGTCAGCCAGTACATCCATGGATATCAGTGGCCATGAGGGTGTCAATATGGATGGAAagacattgaaatttgaagcAAACACTGATGTGAATATTATCTCCTCAGTG tcAAATCGCATGGAACTCAGTGCTCAGAAAGTGGCATTGAAACCTGCGTCAAACAGTATCCCATCAAACACCAAGAATTATAAACTTTGTGTTTGCCGCACTTCATCGAAGCTGTATGCAGTTGATTCACCACAGAATGCCAGTGTCACATGCAAGACAATTGAAAAAATTTGCTGA
- the LOC5513583 gene encoding uncharacterized protein LOC5513583, with amino-acid sequence MAAGTHYKLPGFVAFWLSLSTVIVVIDGLVVILRPRTLPGGDLNYLVKPYNLYFPVDKRYADMEDTFGVGQSWMNLVEAFLNIIALSLHLRSSTFSAIMALIVCTMTWAKTILYFLVSTELCGGAHYIAHNPWKDLILFYYLPNGIWIVVPLICMLILAQEINAVMCVYYQANGKKKI; translated from the exons atggcggccggaACGCACTACAAGTTGCCCGGATTTGTGGCTTTCTGGCTGTCTTTATCTACTGTGATTGTCGTGATtgatggtctagtggttatcTTAAGACCTCGCACTTTACCAGGAGGAGACCTCAACTATCTGGTCAAGCCCT ATaacctgtattttcctgtggACAAGCGCTATGCAGATATGGAAGATACATTTGGGGTTGGACAATCATG GATGAATCTAGTTGAAGCATTCCTAAATATCATAGCTCTATCACTG CATCTTCGGTCAAGCACCTTTAGCGCCATCATGGCACTGATTGTCTGTACCATGACATGGGCCAAGACAATACTTTACTTCCTGGTATCCACTGAGCTCTGTGGTGGGGCTCATTACATTGCTCACAACCCTTGGAAGGATCTCATTCTGTTCTATTACTTGCCAAATGGAATCTGGATTGTTGTCCCTTTAATCTGCATGCTGATTCTAGCACAAGAAATAAATGCAGTCATGTGTGTTTATTACCAAGCCaatggaaagaaaaaaatatga
- the LOC116618902 gene encoding uncharacterized protein LOC116618902 translates to MIVQFLQMGDFKVSFGLAWLIIALFWSSASLSNAQWLHEITVNNKHGHDNSSCLKDNSSWPCKTIDFALDNLHKNSTRILIEQPDKNSSYLLKNNHTIVNLIQIELIGKTDTSPIKIECGSEVGLSFHFCEGISMKMLEFSSCGRIQHSAPADNFNRSVEFYAGVFLANCKDFFMENCTVFGSPGKGLVLYDVGGNVNISASTFENNTPLYPSNTKEQLSAGGGLSVLFTQYGALPPFNATKEQQLNYTTKSTYHITNCTFKNNHRANYSDSYCDLAVPFQRGGGMSILFHGIASNNMIMIDNCDFIRNSALWGAGLFLLFLDSSEGNQVYLANSKMESNEAALGGGGVRSGSEIDQRKVLQSNNISYKNLEFVNNSAVFGGAFSHYGPAYTPISEDDHRVIRLKECSFRGNKATLGSALGVSLNNYNEFGIGPQVPYLLQIEDTVFTDNSIIKTEDKVVIGQGALYTTNTPVILKGDNSFTDNSNTAILLDNAALKVYGRTNFSNNRGINGGAIALYGQSRIITTHESYLQFENNTAKKKGGALYVQAPGPGIVAFKTRQLRRHNCFLGYENDAKQEVSINHVEEWKTRLEFLNNNAQLYLGGDAIYATSLQACFRANESRMSNTAFEWKGVVSFTGQTAEEISTDPVYIDINRQEWSVAPSEVFDATVILLDEKGNKVYGTIQIDISTDSQVSLDLPSKLFVVDVDVNTQESKLRNLKLKGIELSEFQIHISSLAGDIIQSVKTQLKKCNPGFKQKAKNSSTCVCANSDGPSKWTEGIYLCNGDGKTLYLKTGYWGGDVNDTFITLPCPPGYCNNHNQYSISSDYYTYDRSTMCGDNRDPGILLCGECKKNYSIIIGDEKCAPESDCNLLWWQILLFIIVIPTLVLIVLKVNINLFTSYLNSWLFFYQVLDILLNKGGKLGPVITVIIKLANLQIPGIGTCLFKCFNNMKKLGLNYLIPGYVLFILLIIMAVSKHRLCRNCYVNRNVFRAFCTLIVLCYTSITTISFHIIYVKQIPSGWVFYMDGKIELTKNCPAYIIVLFTLAILLILTFVFVFPVVLVFRSKFLSFLDPFVDIFQDCYHQNLVFFAAYFFVCRIALILVDVFADEGPFKRSLLEFFTLVFLLVFVYFKPYRSQTVSSPTNYEWLNTVDSLFLTILCFITILCSAQTMDASALTKNGFRWLVIILSWVPMVYLLGLLCYGIYNCNIAQYFRVWEYQEMPQASTTPPQSSGERSSLTKSSTHPQYS, encoded by the coding sequence ATGATTGTACAGTTTCTGCAAATGGGAGattttaaagtttcttttGGGTTAGCTTGGCTGATCATCGCGTTATTTTGGAGCTCGGCTTCACTCTCAAACGCTCAATGGCTACACGAGATCACCGTGAATAACAAACACGGCCACGACAACTCTTCTTGTCTCAAAGACAATAGCTCATGGCCGTGCAAAACGATAGACTTCGCCCTCGACAATCTACACAAGAATTCTACCCGAATCCTGATAGAACAACCCGACAAGAATAGCTCGTACCTACTCAAGAACAACCACACGATAGTAAATCTTATTCAAATCGAGTTGATTGGAAAAACCGATACATCTCCGATTAAGATTGAATGCGGAAGCGAAGTGGGCTTGTCCTTTCACTTTTGTGAAGGCATTTCCATGAAGATGCTAGAGTTCTCTAGCTGTGGTCGTATACAGCATTCTGCTCCGGCTGATAACTTTAACAGGTCTGTGGAATTCTATGCTGGTGTGTTTCTCGCTAAttgcaaggatttttttatggaaaATTGCACCGTGTTTGGAAGCCCCGGGAAAGGTCTCGTGCTTTATGACGTAGGCGGAAATGTCAATATATCAGCATCAACCTTTGAAAACAACACCCCTTTGTATCCTTCCAACACTAAAGAGCAGCTTAGTGCAGGTGGTGGATTGAGTGTTCTTTTTACCCAGTACGGAGCATTGCCTCCATTCAATGCCACAAAAGAACAACAACTGAACTACACCACCAAGAGTACGTACCATATCACAAATTGCacttttaaaaacaatcaTCGAGCGAACTATAGTGACAGTTATTGTGATCTCGCAGTGCCCTTTCAGCGTGGTGGGGGCATGTCAATTTTATTTCATGGCATAGCATCTAATAACATGATTATGATTGACAATTGTGATTTTATTCGTAATTCAGCGTTATGGGGTGCTGGACTGTTTTTGTTATTCCTTGATTCTTCTGAGGGAAATCAAGTATATTTGGCAAATAGTAAGATGGAGAGCAATGAGGCTGCACTGGGTGGTGGGGGTGTGCGCAGTGGAAGTGAGATTGATCAAAGAAAAGTTCTCCAGAGCAATAACATCAGTTACAAAAATTTGGAATTTGTTAATAACAGTGCAGTATTTGGTGGTGCATTTTCCCATTATGGACCTGCATACACACCAATTAGTGAAGATGACCATCGAGTGATTCGTTTGAAGGAATGTAGTTTCCGTGGCAACAAGGCTACACTTGGTTCAGCGTTGGGTGTATCACTAAACAACTACAATGAGTTTGGTATTGGTCCTCAAGTACCCTACTTACTTCAAATTGAGGACACAGTGTTTACAGACAATTCTATTATTAAGACTGAGGACAAAGTCGTCATTGGGCAAGGAGCACTATATACAACTAACACTCCAGTCATTTTAAAGGGAGATAATTCTTTCACTGACAATTCAAACACAGCTATCCTCCTTGACAATGCTGCACTAAAAGTATATGGCAGAACTAATTTTTCAAATAACAGAGgtattaatggtggtgctatTGCATTGTATGGACAATCTAGGATCATCACCACTCACGAATCTTATCTCCAGTTTGAAAACAATACTGCTAAAAAAAAGGGTGGGGCCTTATATGTACAAGCTCCAGGACCAGGTATTGTAGCATTTAAAACTCGTCAACTGAGACGGCATAACTGTTTTCTTGGCTATGAGAATGATGCAAAGCAAGAAGTTTCTATTAACCATGTTGAAGAATGGAAGACAAGGCTAGAGTTTTTAAACAATAATGCCCAATTGTACTTAGGGGGGGATGCCATCTATGCAACCTCTCTTCAGGCATGCTTCAGAGCAAATGAGTCTCGCATGAGTAATACTGCCTTTGAATGGAAAGGCGTCGTGTCCTTCACAGGACAGACTGCAGAAGAAATCTCAACTGACCCGGTTTACATAGATATTAATCGGCAAGAGTGGAGTGTTGCACCAAGTGAAGTGTTTGATGCAACTGTCATCTTACTGGATGAAAAGGGGAACAAGGTTTATGGAACCATACAGATTGATATCTCTACAGATTCACAAGTTTCTCTTGATCTACCCTCCAAGCTCTTCGTAGTGGATGTGGATGTTAACACTCAAGAAAGTAAACTACGTAATCTAAAGTTGAAAGGCATTGAACTGTCAGAATTCCAAATCCACATCAGCAGTCTAGCAGGAGATATCATTCAAAGTGTCAAGACTCAGCTTAAAAAATGTAACCCTGGTTTTAAACAAAAGGCTAAAAATAGTAGTACATGTGTTTGTGCTAACAGTGATGGTCCTAGCAAGTGGACAGAAGGAATCTATTTATGCAATGGAGATGGGAAGACACTTTATTTAAAGACTGGATATTGGGGTGGTGATGTTAATGATACCTTTATTACACTTCCATGCCCTCCAGGCTACTGCAATAACCACAATCAGTATAGCATTTCAAGTGATTATTATACTTATGACAGAAGTACCATGTGTGGAGACAATCGAGATCCTGGTATCCTCCTTTGTGGGGAATGCAAGAAGAATTATAGCATAATAATAGGAGATGAAAAATGTGCCCCAGAGTCAGACTGTAATCTTCTGTGGTGGCAAATTCTTCTCTTCATCATTGTTATACCTACCCTTGTTCTCATTGTTTTAAAAGTCAACATCAATTTATTCACCTCTTATCTAAATTCATGGCTATTTTTCTACCAAGTTCTTGATATTTTGCTTAACAAGGGAGGAAAACTAGGTCCTGTCATAACAGTAATTATAAAACTTGCTAATCTTCAAATTCCAGGAATAGGAACATGCCTTTTCAAGTGTTTCAATAATATGAAGAAGCTTGGCCTTAACTATCTTATCCCTGGCTATGTTCTTTTTATTCTTCTAATTATTATGGCTGTTTCTAAGCATAGACTTTGCAGGAACTGTTATGTAAACAGAAACGTGTTCCGAGCATTTTGCACGTTAATTGTTCTTTGCTATACCAGTATCACCACAATATCTTTTCATATCATCTATGTCAAGCAAATCCCCTCAGGGTGGGTGTTCTACATGGATGGAAAGATTGAGCTCACCAAGAACTGTCCTGCATACATAATAGTTCTTTTTACATTAGCCATTTTGTTAATCCTAacttttgtctttgtgttcCCTGTGGTTCTAGTGTTCCGTAGTAAGTTCCTTTCTTTTCTTGATCCATTTGTTGACATATTCCAAGATTGTTATCATCAAAATTTGGTGTTCTTTGCTGCTTACTTCTTTGTCTGCCGTATAGCTCTGATATTGGTTGATGTCTTTGCTGATGAAGGACCTTTTAAAAGATCTCTTTTAGAGTTTTTCACTCTTGTTTTTCTACTGGTGTTTGTTTACTTCAAGCCTTACAGATCACAAACAGTCAGTAGTCCAACAAACTATGAATGGCTCAACACTGTTGATTCTCTTTTTTTAACGATTCTCTGTTTCATTACTATCCTCTGCTCAGCTCAAACAATGGATGCTTCTGCTCTCACCAAAAATGGCTTTAGATGGCTGGTAATAATTCTTTCATGGGTCCCCATGGTCTATCTACTTGGTTTGCTATGTTATGGCATCTATAACTGCAATATTGCTCAATATTTTAGAGTTTGGGAGTATCAGGAAATGCCACAGGCATCTACCACTCCACCACAATCATCAGGAGAAAGAAGCAGTCTAACAAAATCTAGCACCCATCCTCAATACTCCTAA
- the LOC5513540 gene encoding uncharacterized protein LOC5513540 isoform X2 — protein sequence MALSIPPVKTQIRFSSNSKQRKAKLNNFAVCPGLAYNVAKYYPATELLSDKDRCKELMKSLGLSSDPGNWYSPARRSKTPSPRPPSSRPSSRRRNMESFTKNPDLFYMTTHQREFGGDNGAPAANARPSTAKIFPSRDDAGETTYQTEYCEKSVKPNEMTRVGTSSGNRRNNPHPSEAFMVWKFPGRGPPALDPCEYNTENMEEVCFDHLKSTYQSDYTGIPQGVQVQTVFEGDMKYSLKKPPRTLDSTARHSYQKPLIRDELKCNFSRYGANKNKYKPTVGAVPTVSAKSPQMHLYGRTHYSHEFYRKELTRENQKHYKSGPIPALEEFLNHAKPQEKENLIKSLQKIASQGNKHTRDPDWLSQWSGPS from the exons ATGGCGCTGTCTATACCACCAGTGAAAACGCAGATCAGATTTTCCTCCAATTCCAAGCAAAGAAAAGCGAAG CTAAACAATTTCGCTGTTTGCCCGGGGCTAGCCTATAATGTCGCCAAGTACTACCCGGCAACCGAACTTTTATCGGATAAGGATCGTTGTAAGGAACTTATGAAAAGTCTCGGGCTGTCTTCGGATCCTGGTAATTGGTACTCACCTG CTCGCCGCTCAAAAACCCCATCGCCTAGACCACCAAGCTCGCGCCCATCTTCGCGGAGAAGAAACATGGAAAGCTTCACGAAAAACCCCGATTTATTCTATATGACCACTCATCAGAGAGAATTCGGAGGAGATAACGGTGCGCCGGCCGCAAACGCGAG gcCTAGCACAGCCAAGATTTTCCCTAGCAGGGATGATGCTGGAGAAACGACTTACCAAACAGAGTATTGTGAAAAATCTGTCAAGCCCAATGAAATGACTCGAGTCGGAACGTCATCGGGAAATCGGCGAAACAATCCTCATCCTTCTGAG GCGTTTATGGTATGGAAGTTCCCTGGAAGGGGACCGCCTGCCCTTGATCCTTGTGAATATAATACTGAGAACATGGAAGAAGTTTGCTTTGATCACCTGAAGTCAACCTACCAAAGTGACTATACAGGAATACCAcaag GTGTCCAGGTCCAAACAGTGTTTGAGGGTGACATGAAATATTCATTGAAGAAGCCACCGCGCACACTAGACTCAACTGCTAGGCACAGCTACCAAAAGCCTCTGATACGAGACGAGTTGAAATGTAACTTTTCACGATATGGGGCTAACAAAAACAAGTATAAGCCAACTGTGGGTGCTG TGCCAACAGTATCAGCAAAATCCCCTCAAATGCACCTGTATGGCAGGACCCACTATTCCCATGAATTTTACAGGAAAGAACTGACAAGG GAAAATCAGAAGCATTACAAATCTGGGCCTATACCAGCACTGGAGGAGTTCTTGAACCATGCAAAACCTCAAG agaaaGAGAACCTCATTAAAAGCCTGCAAAAAATTGCAAGTCAAGGCAACAAGCACACTAGAGATCCTGACTGGCTGTCTCAGTGGTCAGGACCAagctaa